Within Quercus lobata isolate SW786 chromosome 5, ValleyOak3.0 Primary Assembly, whole genome shotgun sequence, the genomic segment gGCTTCAAGTGGGGCCGATGGGTAGTGACTGttgagatataaaatatatcgGTCCAGGTCTGTCCAAAGGCCTAAATGTTATTGCTAGTGCAATTGTAATATCACAATTCACAAGTCACAAAATGTAATTCCATCCTTTTTCCATAATCTTTGCTTCAAGAAATTGAAGACTACTTATTGATGTTCTATTCATCTTCAGGTGTGTACACCAACACGGCACAGGAACGTTAACACATGTGAGACAACCATGGGCTTGTCATTTTGTTATGAGATGTACACCAACGACTATAAATGAAACTTCCTTTGAACTAAATTTGACGACGTTATTAAACGATAGAATCCAGAGGAcagaaaaattagttttttttatattatttttttctttgagataCAAATACGGTATATGTACGAATACGATGCCTTCTTATTTAATCCAGTAAACAAATCCTGTGTTGCTATATATTCTGGACTGTGGTTGACTATAAATGTCACTACTCACGAGTCAATTCTCTTCAATAATTTCAGCTTCTACTTTGAAGCTCTTGTTCCCATGTGAAAGTAGACAGTTCAGTATTCATTTTAGCCGTGTATCTTGTTGGACTTCATTTCATAATGTTCCTAAACATACATGACTTTTTGTATACTGTTGGTTTCACTTGTAATTAACTTTCTCTACTAATGGTCTGTTCTGACATCAATTCTTACTTTTGAATAGAAGATTACTGAACTAATTCAGCCTGTGATAAAATGTGTGTTGTTCCCCATTCAGTAATTAGCTAGAAATACTTTTGTATCTCAAGGTTTCCAAAGCATGGAAGCTATAGGATATAGAAATCTAAAAGAGACAATTAACTCATGTTTAGGGTGTGACGAAATGAAACAACTATAGGGCCGTAGAAATCTGAAAGAGATTATCGACACATGTTCAGGGTGTGCTCAAATGAAGCTGTAGATGAATATCACTCTTCGTGTTGcgataaattttgtataaatataatGTATCTTAGTTATGAAAATGATACCCATgaaaaatactttgaaaataGTATGAGAATAgcataaaaaatgtaaatacaaTGTACAGTCCCTAATTAgatttttcctttatatattttgatgtgcTGCTTTACCACTTCGGGCCATGAGTATAAAAGATGTGGCATCACAATAGGCAGCTGACCAGTTTCAAAGCTCGGTGATGAACCAGAAAAAAATGTGAGAACTATGAATGGGAGGTGTAAACTGCCAAGATCCTTTGTCACAGCGCACAAGTCCTTGCTTGCCTCAGCCTTACAATGACCCGACTCTAATAACGTGCAAACAGCTCAAGTACTAGAAAGAATAATGGCTGATTGAATGCCCCGTGTCATCAGATAGCTAAGTGCCTCCCAAATTGCTTGGAGAATCACCCAGGAATGATGAACCAAATCATTCATATACCACACTGGCTGATGGAACATTATTAACACACTAGCACTTCTCTCACCTGCAATATTATCTTAGGTCATTAATGatcagaaaaatgaaatttaacaaaatcGTGCACTCGTACAAACAATTTTTTCTGTTACTTTAGAAACCACCACCTGCCTCTATAGTGAATGATAAACCTAATAACCAGCCATTAacattcaaacaaaaaagataGGGAAAATTGTAATTACAGATATGCATAACATCAATTGCCTAGTTTCCAATTCATGTGTATCACTTGTTGACCTCATTTCATCTTGACATCCATGACAAGCTACATTCACAATGCTGAATGGATCCTCATCGCTCAGCATAGTTGCATCTATGAACTTGGCATAAAAATTTATAGACGATGTAAATGATGTAGGGCAGATAGGTAGGGAGCTTTGTTATTCTAACATATGAAGCTTTGCAACCAATGGAGCTTATCAAATATATCTTGCACCAGAATGTAAGACATGGCTATCTGAGGTGCATCCTTGCTTAACAATTTTCACCAATATAAAACTGTGCTTCTCCAATAGGTTTTAACTGCattaatttttacaaacaaGGTCAATGATCCAGGACAAAgtatagaaaatagaaaaacataCTTATGAGCAATGCTTGACATATTAATCAGGTGAGGATACAAAGATGAAACTCTGtgttgttttttgtgtttgattaatAAGCGCTGGAGTTGTTGTAAAGAAATACTATTGTAGTGGGGAGTGTAGTTATTGAGAGGGAATATCTTCAAAGCCATTTTGTATGAACTAGCCTGTGCTGCCATATTTATATTGTTCTACTATAGATAATATGAAAAGGCTAACAGAAAATAACAATAGCTACCTGTGTTTGATGAGATATGCAGTACCAAAACCCCAAAGTTTCATGTGGTTCAATTTCAGGTACTTTGCAAATAAGTGGTTGCCTGAGGTCAATCTCAGAAAACACAATGGGCAATGAACTGCAAAAGAAAGATTGGATAGCTAAGAACATATGTTTTGTGCACATAGTCACCACAAATAGATGTTCAAATCAGAAAACGGAAAACCTTTAATGTTTGCCTGATGATGAGGAGGAAATGGAAACATTAAGGCTTCAAATGATGAAACTAAAACCCAACTTTGCAAGTCATCATCACTATAAAACTCACCACCATGGTGCACAACACCATTTTCCATGCTTATAACTTTGTGCGACTAACTTAATGATCCTCATCTGTGATTTGAGTTGAGAATGACAACCACAATTAAGATATAAATGCCGTGAAagacaaaagaaattttaaacaattacGTGCcaaatatagaacaaaataaaGCATCAAATTGATTCTTGAAGGACAATTAGATAAGATTTAGTCAATGGCTATATCAATATGCAAAAAGGAAAGACTAACTTCATTGGCAATTTAGAATCTTTGTTCATATCCCCAAGTTCTTTCCAAAATTCCTTGTAATGTGTGAATTATCTCTTCTAGCTGGGAGAAATAAAGAAGCCCTGATGATCTGATCTTTAACTTCATTGGCCTCGCCATTCTGTTTGCCATTATCAGTTTCTATGGGCTCTTTCTATCAATCTTGCATAAAGTTTGAGTGGGGCTTTGCACACGCATTATTTCTTGGAGGCAGATTTGCAAGGTAAGGGATTAGAAGCCCAACATCTTCCACACAGGGATTATTCAAGGTTACAAGCAtcaattagaaatttagaacttcaaaGAAAGAAGTTTAATGATGGCATATTTATAAAATACTTAAATTGCAATGGACAACAATTAAAATGCTCCAAAATCAATATCAATCTTAAAAGTCAAATCTCTATTTCAAGGAGATATGACATGCAAAAAGgaatttaaaattataaccATTAAAGAAGGGATGGATGACACATATCATCTAAGCAATCCAAAGAATAGtcagaataaatttttttgggcgACTAGTagaacaaacaatttttttttttttaagaatgagaTAAATTCAAGACAAATCAAGCAAAGATATCACAAAATAGTTCAACCTTGACACAACACAAACAACAAATTACTACAGAACATAGAAACAACCAACATGGCTACTCTAAACAAGAACGCAACACAAACAGCAAACTGCtgcaaaacacacaaacaacAACACTTTTACTCTAAAACAGAAACTGATATACCCCATCAGCCAAAAATTACCATTTTGCACACCTTGCAAACTCTAGCATTTCCTTGAAGTCATATCTGAAAAATGAAGGCAGCCCAAGCTAACTTGCAAACAATAGTTATGACTTTCAAGGAATGAATATTTCAGCATAAGAGAGAATTCCAGTCATTCAACTGCTTGCCTGGACTCTAGATATCTCCTACAGAACACACAAATGAGATCAGAATTGTATCCTCATTTACCAGCCATGTCAGGAGTGGGAAGTTTATCCGTGACAGTTAGACAAGAAATGAAGGCATTGCTTGCAAATAGCAGCCgaaacaaaaaccaaaccaaagccCTCCAATCAACAACCGAATGCTTTTCCCTAATCTTATTCCAAGTTGATCTACATTAACAAACTtcaaaatcaatagaaaataaTCAACTTATTACTTCCTAAGCACGATGAGGAGCATAAAAGTAACGCAGCATTATAGCACTAATCAATATCACAAAACAGAGCTATCAAAGACATTCACACATAGGAtaagcaaaaataagttttctttTGTCAATTGAGCAAACAAAACAGGAGTTAAGGGGAAATATAGTGTATACCATATTTTGAGAGTCATTGTCTGATAACTGGTCAGCCTTGCTATCCCCACTTTCCTTTATGACTTGTAGTTTCAGGTTCATGCTTATTTCTTTCTACAGCAAAATCTGTGACCACCTAGATGGGGTTTTCTCTTTGAGATCGATCTTGATCTTCCTTTCTCATCCATTGTAAGTGGTTTGTGTTCATTTGTTAGTCTTATGCTATTTGTAAAGACCGGAGGACTGGTCTTTGATCTGAATCACAAGTGACAACTCAATTGAGATTATCTTGAGATAAGCTAGATGTAAACTGTAGTTGACAAATCATTTGAAGCATAGACAGTACCAGAGTCCCAATTATTGTGAAATGGTCAATGATTTTAGGAAGTCCAGCCGCAACAACTTTGAGGGTCGTCCTCCAAAATTCCTACAGAGAAGAGTAATCTTTTAACAAATTTCAAACTCCAAAATATCACATAGCACAGTCCACTCAAAACTAGggatctcaaaaaaaataaaatttttactccTCTggaccaccaaaaaaaaaaagaaaaccaacaaTAATGCTAAATCAAATTGGATCACCTTACAAACCACTGAAGTCCTTCCTGCCCTTCTGCTACTCCTAATGAGTAAACTTATGAGATGCACAAATGAATAATTATTAAAGAAATAGATTGGAGCTGTTTGCAAGGTTGAGACAAATAAGTAAgctaaatcttaaatttttttatggcaaAGTAGACATATTTAGCATAGGACATGATCCTAGATGGTTTAGACAGTCTCCAACGTGCCACTAACACCTCCTATTGTCCTCATTAGTGTGCCACGTGACCACTTCCTCTTATGCAAGTTATGGTTTCCCGTAAGGAATATAGTTTTGAGTTCAGCATacaataataatcaaaacaacaCTCTTTTACAACTTCTAGGATCACTGTAACCTAAAAAACATCTACAATGTTTGTTGGCCCTGAATTGTTTCTCATTACCCCTTTTCCTCTGCAgattttgtaaccaaaaaaaaaaaaaaaaaaatgaaggccaattgtctttttttctaaattttttctctatttagaGAGTATAAAATGCTCTAACTAGTAATTAATTGCTTAGGATACAAAATCAATACAAGATTATAGCCCAATTTTGAAGAACTTTCTTTTCAACAATTAAGTACAGGTTCAGATCAATACAAAAATTTCTCAAGTGTTCTGTTAAGATAGCTATTCATATGGATGTAGCTTACCACTGTAGTGGCCCATTAACTTGATGTCACTGAAACCACTCTAAATCTTTATGATTGAACATTGGCTGCATGAATAGTTCATTGAACCACCTGAAAGTTATGTCAAAACCAAAAGGATAATTAATAACCTAATCAAGGTTTTGCACTGGTAGATGGGTATATAAGACCATCAAAGCTCAAAAGTTGAGCATGCCTTGAGGAGTACTAGAATGCCATTATCAATTGTCTTTGGTATTTCTACCTCAACCGTAAGCCCACCCCTCCTAATTTCCTGCATGAAACAGGGCTTTATAAAAAATCGCATAACATGATTGGCAATCATTCCAtctcaattttataataatgatTTTTGCATAAATATCCACATATCCCATTACTCTCCAAATTTGGGTTATAAAAGAATGTTTGCATTTACTGCAGTACAGATCAGTGTCAATGCCAAATTAAACTAAATTACCTCAAAAATCATAGAAGCCATTTCCTGGGTTCCGCCTCCTTTAATTACACAGACCTGAGTGAACATGAGATGGtaataattttcaattccaGATATGGGCAAAAGAAGACACAATAGTGTACAATTAGATCTGGATTTACGAATGAATAGACAAGTTGATCTGATTAATGCTCCAATCTTGAATGTTGTAAAAAATTACTATGGACCCCTCATGATGCGCCAAGAATGATATCAGTTTGTTTATGGATGTAATTCACTACCTTTGGTGTCAGAGAAAATGTATTTCAAGCATAAAAGTTCCATATCCTCCTCATGTGAGCACAAAGGCCTCTTTAGTCAACACCATTTGGATCATGTATTCTTTCGacatcaaatttcaaatttgtgtcAAACACTATCATCATTAAAGCACAAATCCCAAAGTTGATCtgtaaaatcaaatttttagtCTCTTTTTGGATGTCATAATTCATAACCAGGTCAGATTTCTGGAGATTGTATAGTATTTTGTAAATTGCATATCATtctacattaattttttaaaaaaaaaaaaaaaaaaaaaaaacaacaacgacaacaacatttgaacaaaataagaagcaaaataagaaaaaaaaaaagaaagtattttgttcatttaaaagtaaaaaaaaaaaaaaaactactttatcaacAAACAAATTGAGCAATTTCTCCAACACCAAAACAAGTGATATGACAATTATAagatatgaattaaaaaataaaaaatcaggaCTCAACCcacatgtatgtatatatttcattttaaaaaattgatttggtaACAGATACGATTAAAAGATTCACCATGTTAGAATGGGATTTAAGATCCAACAACACTTACATAATTTTCAGCTCAACATGAACAGTGTTGCAGGCACTGGATGTAGTCGTTATGATGTCAAGATCATCTTTGCATCAAGCTTTTCCACCATTTAAATTGATTTCACTGCCACGATCAAGTAATATGATCAAAACATGGAATTGAAATCAGGACCagtaaaatattacaataaGAAGAGTagatacaaaaacaataaagcaCACAAACCTGCACTGTGAGGCTAGGGAGGAATTGACCCTTTTGGCTCTAACGTAAGAGTAAATATAATGTTGCAAAAGGGAGATTTAAGGTCACCCCAAGCTTCAATTTTATATTCCCCTTCTCTATCAGTATCATCATTCAAAAAAACTCTACTTGTAGCTAAAATTCATGACCCCTGAcgcacaaacacacaaaaattcaATGAAACCAATCAATAAACAGCTAAAGTAGTTTTGATAACTATAATTGTTAATCTGAACACACAATGGGATTGAAACAGTCAATCCAAAATAGGAATATTAGCGGTAATTAGGAATAAGAGTCACAACGTAGCAATATGGACACAGATTTAAATGCAATGTTCATAATGTTCATGCTGGTAAAATGGGAATCTCACCTTGCTTGCTCTTACTACCCAATCTCATAATAAGTATCCGTTCGCTTCACAAATCCCCCTCACGAATCCCCCTCTTCCTCATACTAATGCCCAAAAGAAAAGCACATTCGTTGTGTGTCAGATTAATCTAAATTCGGAAAATCAACAAAACTTGCAAGACCCATATATTATGATATCAAACCAAAaatgaacaagaaaaataaattttaatcaaaatccATACCACTAAAAGATTGGGCCAACAAGGaccaaaaccattaaaaaaaaattatcaaatttaagcAAAACGAATTTTCAGCTTATGGGAATTATAGATATAAAGAACATTACGAATGcccagaaagaaaaaataagtatGTTAGATTTGGAAATAATTAATGGGCATACGAGATTGAATGATTTGGTGGCAGTGGGTTTGTGAATTTGAGTAATCTGATAAAATATATCAACTTTAAATGGATGAGAgttgcaaaattaaaaataaaagaagaagacgaGGGAAGAAAAGAAGGAGAGTTACCTCTGACTGATTGTTTGAATCAAACTGGGGTTGATCGTTACTTTACCGTATGTCGATTGTTGGGATGTGAGAAATAATGGGCCAGTAATCTCCTATCTCTCTTTCATAACGTTGCTTGAGAATTGGACAGTAATGAATGAATAATTTCTGTAATGGAGTAGTACGCAAGAAGTCTGGCAGACACTTTAATTTGTGGCAGCCCTGAATTGTCAGGCTTTCAAGCagtggcattatttttattattggatCTGAAACCAAACcactatctttttcttcttccacttCTAACCTCTTTCCACCCATGCCAATCCATTCTTCCCAGCTCGGCAAATAAATAATTTCGAGAACTCTCAGGTTTGGGaatatatttatgatgtggCAGTCGTCTTTCTTGCTTTTGTTTTCGGATTCTATTCCTAAAAATTCATCTCCCcactttttcacattttctacACGCCGTATATTTAATTCTTTGAGTAACGGCAACTTCCCCAAAGGTGGCAAACACTCTAGCTGAATGCACCAATTGATATCAAGACTTTTCAAATTGGTATTCACTGCGGTGCTCATGACCCActtaattgataattttttcaagtGTGATGGTGGTTCTAAGGCATTCAAAACTGCTAAATCactcttcattcttcttctacTCTCTTCCCCTTTCTCTTCGAATTGACCTTCATCGAGAAAATCTAGTTCCAAATCGTGGAGATgtatcttcttcttcaactgtGCATTCTGGGCCTCCCCTACATCTACCACATTTCCCAACCCATGCATTTTAAAGCTCCCTCGAAGTTAGTTCAAATGTTTTAATTCTCCAAGATTACATCCTTCTTTATCATCCTTACCACCTCTGTTGAAATCACTTAATGTCCTAAGACAAGTCAATTTCCCAATCCCATTTGGAAATTTTAGTTTGAACCAGCTATCATTTGTATTAAATCTAAGCTGtcttaaattaattagtttacCCATCCCCTGTGGTAATTTCTTGAAATATTCACCATTATCAATATTCAAAGTTTGCAAATTACAAAGATTACATAAGATTTCAGGCAATTCTTCTATTTCAACATTCTCATACATATGGAGACACCTTAAATGTATCAAATTTTCCACTGCATCTGAAAAAATCGTAAATGGGCAATCCAAAATTAATGTTCGTAAACATCTAAAATGATGGCATGAGTCGGATAGGTGCATGTTAAACTCATAGTCCCTTTCACGAGAATGAAGAAAGAGTGTGCGTAGATTTTTTGCACGGCAAATGAGTTCGAGAATTTgcatttcttttgaaatttctaaacttaaatggCAAAGACTTTTACAATCTATTTCCAAATTCTTATCACCATTGATTTCAAAACTTTCATTTATCCTAATTGATTGGGCGAAGTCATGCACAATATCATGCATTTTGCACCTTATTATTACCCCATTATCAATCTTAACATCTTGGAAAAAAGAGCATATGACTAAATTTTCGAAGTATTCTTCTCCCGTAatttccatttctttattttccctTGTCTCAATATATCCTTGTGCCATCCATAGGAAGACCAATTGATCTTTTTTAAAGACATAATCTTTTGGAAAGACAccacaatataaaaaacaaaatttcattggCAAGGGCAAATCATAGAAACTCAATAATAATGGTGCAAAAAGACCTTTTTTAACATATTCTATTTTCCACAAATTACTATGCAAAATTCCCTCCCACTGTTCTCTACTGCTTTTGAAACGCATAAGACTTCCTAGAGTCTTTGCAGCAAGTGGCAAGCCTTTACACCTATTTGCTATTTGTTTGCCAAGGTCTTCCAATTCGATACGTTGCTCTACATTCTTAtcaaaaaatgctattttactAAACAACAACCAACAATCCTCGTTAGACAATACcctcaaattaataatatgGGCACTCTCCATTATCATTGCAACTTTGTTATTACGGGTGGTAACTAAAATTCTACTACCTTGAGCACCACATTTGAGAGTATTTTTGAATGATTCCCACTTTGTTGAGTCTTCAGTCCACACATCATCTAAgacaagaagaaatttttttccatcaaTTAAAGCATGAATTTGACCCAAAGAGTTTCAAATTCAGTAATATTATTGAGGGATTCATGTCCAGGGCTAGCCTCTTGAATGATAGCTTTGGCCACCGTGCACTGATCGAAAGGAtcagaaacacaaacccacattcttttttgaaatttggcTATCACTTCAAGATGATTGTAGGCTAGTTGGGAAAGTGTCGTTTTTCCAATACCTCCCATGCCCACTAAGGAGATGACACGAGGATTTCTTTCTTCCTGACTACCCACACCTAACAGGTTGCTCAACAGTTCATCCCTATAGTCATCACGACCAATTATATCGGACACATCCACAAAGGACGTGGTTGTTGTTCGCTCAACTTCTACATATGAATGTCTAGTCAAGTCAAACCCATAGGTCACTTTATCTTTGAGAATGTTGTCTAATGTTTGTTTCAGGTTTTCTATCTTGTGACCAATCTCATGACGCAGAGAAAGGTTATCTACTTGACGAAAACAGCATGATAGAGAGGGGAAGAATGAACATGGTACCTTCTTCTTCAGGGCAGCAGGATTGTTATTAGTAACagctctttcttcttctttttgaatttttgatttGATCCTTGCAGTGTTCCACTTGTCCAACACGTCATCCATCATGTAGTACATGTCTCTGAGCTGATCTAACCAAAGCTTCACAGCTGCTTCCGTCCACTGTCTCTCCTCAGCATCATTGAGCATCGCCTGGACGATTTTGAAACTGTTAGAAAGCTTTTCGATTTCTTCATCAACACCAACAATCAAGTTTATCTCTTGTTGAGCCTGCTGAAC encodes:
- the LOC115991773 gene encoding uncharacterized protein LOC115991773, translating into MNLKLQVIKESGDSKADQLSDNDSQNMMRIIKLVAQSYKHGKWCCAPWCSLPIVFSEIDLRQPLICKVPEIEPHETLGFWYCISHQTQLKPIGEAQFYIGENC